A portion of the Fulvia fulva chromosome 1, complete sequence genome contains these proteins:
- a CDS encoding 3-phytase A — protein sequence MLVSASTLALLALTHVEASREHGKETSRDETLLTDINVISQHWGQISTYRDNPADVFGVQDVGLPDGCQVEQVHTLQRHSQRFPTSYFDDGINDERFAAKILNFTKAHPNARFKGPLSFLKSYEYRMGESYLTGLGATTEFASGVQFWNQYGRLLYNASVGQVQYNGSYANGTARPKPVLRTTGQSRIQNSQISWALGFFGPSFYEAVDPTLSAFGNGSLFDVVVIPEGGTENNTLASYDSCFRDLVADVGYIGDNLLFYQYVSRYLGPATARLQKYVPKGLKLNVNDTYAMQSLCAYEIGYIGTSDFCDLFTADEWTGFEQTLDIEYYYDYAWGNPTGRAQGLGYQQELIARLTKQYITSSNSSVNSTITDNAADFPLDIPFYADFTHDDIIVSLLTSMSVDYYRDHPDVSTYPPNPDRHFILSRITPFGARLITEVIGCAEPNPMVQRNSRTQYYPTQYGYDAANASHKFVRMRLNNGIVPLDTIRGGKCQGRTDGLCPMDNFLASQYENMELANYDFACFANYTLNNATNGNDYDGTVNNRTAGIVVHPGQYTAENIESFE from the exons ATGCTTGTTTCCGCGAGTACATTGGCCTTGTTGGCGTTGACGCATGTGGAGGCTAGTCGTGAACACGGGAAGGAGACGTCGAGGGATGAGACGCTGTTGACTGATATTAATGTTATCTCGCAGCATTGGG GCCAAATTTCCACCTACCGCGACAATCCCGCCGATGTCTTTGGTGTACAAGACGTCGGCCTGCCGGATGGATGTCAGGTCGAGCAGGTCCATACCTTGCAAAGACACTCCCAGCGCTTCCCGACCAGCTACTTCGACGACGGGATAAACGATGAGCGCTTCGCTGCAAAAATCCTGAACTTCACCAAGGCGCATCCAAACGCTCGCTTCAAAGGCCCACTGTCTTTCCTCAAGAGCTACGAGTACCGCATGGGCGAATCGTACCTTACCGGACTTGGAGCGACCACGGAGTTTGCGAGCGGTGTCCAGTTCTGGAACCAGTATGGGCGTCTTCTGTACAATGCCTCTGTTGGCCAGGTGCAGTACAATGGGTCGTATGCCAATGGGACTGCGAGGCCGAAGCCGGTGTTGAGGACTACGGGCCAGAGCAGGATTCAGAACTCGCAGATTTCTTGGGCGTTGGGGTTCTTTGGCCCTTCGTTCTATGAGGCTGTTGATCCTACGCTTAGTGCTTTTGGGAATGGGTCGTTGTTTGATGTTGTGGTGATTCCAGAGGGTGGCACTGAGAATAATACTCTGGCATCGTATGACTCTTGCTTCCGGGACTTGGTTGCGGATGTTGG ATATATTGGCGACAACCTCCTATTCTACCAATACGTTTCCCGTTATCTTGGACCAGCAACTGCTCGGCTGCAGAAGTATGTACCGAAAGGTCTCAAGCTCAACGTCAACGACACG TACGCCATGCAATCGCTCTGTGCCTACGAGATTGGATACATAGGCACGAGCGACTTCTGTGACCTGTTCACTGCCGATGAGTGGACTGGGTTTGAGCAGACTCTGGACATTGAGTACTACTATGACTATGCCTGGGGTAATCCGACTGGACGGGCGCAGGGTCTTGGATATCAGCAGGAG CTCATTGCTCGCCTGACGAAGCAGTACATCACCAGCAGCAACAGCAGCGTCAACAGCACCATCACAGACAATGCTGCGGACTTTCCTCTGGACATACCATTCTACGCCGACTTTACGCACGACGACATCATCGTCTCGCTGCTCACATCGATGTCAGTCGACTATTACCGTGACCATCCTGATGTTTCGACCTACCCACCGAACCCAGACCGTCACTTCATCCTGTCCCGCATAACACCGTTCGGCGCTCGTCTGATCACGGAAGTCATCGGTTGTGCAGAGCCCAACCCAATGGTGCAGCGCAACAGCAGAACGCAGTACTACCCAACGCAGTACGGATATGATGCGGCGAATGCATCGCACAAGTTCGTTCGT ATGCGACTGAACAATGGCATTGTGCCACTAGACACGATTCGCGGTGGGAAATGTCAAGGCCGAACCGATGGTCTCTGCCCGATGGACAACTTTTTGGCCAGTCAGTATGAAAACATGGAGCTGGCGAATTACGACTTTGCATGCTTTGCCAACTATACCCTCAACAACGCCACCAACGGCAATGACTACGACGGCACAGTAAACAACCGCACCGCTG GTATTGTCGTCCATCCGGGTCAATACACCGCGGAGAACATCGAAAGTTTTGAGTAG
- a CDS encoding BSD domain-containing protein: MDVAYDHIQEEALTPDQKRDADSGNSQTQSNLNAEFSEAFKAVSASPWGARLGGWFSQARKQGETFVQDLQKEATEASEQATKGLSSLREQVVQRTRGMTLNAEAGPEAQIPGEEAVPKITTTGAEREAKDDDGATKPESLPADIVKEAGSLVASLRATAVSRLKDLQKAEDAADEALLKFGSNVRNFLRDAVTISAPDDDEIKAGSEVLFETQEPGTGKKIFHTTRLDAQLHAIHTTASSFTEDPEGEEWKTWEQDFDAEKKTEAIATDLEQYEELRRAMEKLVPEKVEYKTFWSRYYFLRKAVEEDEKKRKEVLKGATADTEEEVAWDDDDEEESSTPQPPHATNSKASESTTTLNAPAPATTAHLKPNEPRRSDDENKSVADSDASYDVVSGATSRAQGSPKEAAKKDDESDDDWE, translated from the exons ATGGATGTAGCTTATGACCACATACAAGAAGAAGCCTTAACTCCCGATCAGAAACGCGACGCCGATTCAGGCAACAGTCAGACACAATCCAACCTCAACGCCGAGTTCTCCGAAGCCTTCAAGGCTGTGTCAGCTTCACCATGGGGCGCAAGGCTAGGAGGATGGTTCTCACAGGCGCGGAAGCAAGGAGAAACCTTCGTGCAAGATCTACAAAAGGAAGCCACGGAAGCATCAGAACAAGCAACGAAGGGGCTTAGCAGTCTGAGGGAACAGGTCGTGCAAAGGACAAGAGGCATGACACTGAATGCCGAGGCTGGTCCTGAAGCTCAAATACCGGGCGAAGAGGCAGTTCCCAAGATCACGACCACAGGCGCGGAGCGAGAAGCGAAAGATGATGATGGTGCAACGAAGCCAGAGAGCCTACCGGCTGATATTGTGAAGGAAGCTGGAAGCTTGGTTGCGAGTCTGAGAGCAACTGCTGTGAGCAGGCTAAAAGACTTGCAAAAGGCAGAAGATGCGGCGGACGAAGCATTGCTGAAATTCGGCAGCAATGTTAGGAACTTCCTTCGAGATGCGGTCACCATCTCGGCGCCGGACGACGATGAGATTAAGGCCGGTAGCGAAGTATTGTTCGAGACACAGGAGCCAGGCACGGGCAAGAAGATTTTCCATACGACACGACTAGACGCACAACTGCACGCTATCCACACCACCGCGAGCTCTTTCACGGAAGATCCGGAAGGCGAGGAGTGGAAGACGTGGGAGCAGGACTTCGATGCTGAGAAGAAGACCGAAGCTATAGCTACAGATCTAGAGCAGTACGAGGAGCTCAGGCGTGCCATGGAGAAGCTTGTTCCAGAGAAGGTCGAGTACAAGACTTTCTGGAGCAGATACTATTTCTTGCGGAAAGCTGTGGAAGAGGACGAGAAGAAGAGGAAGGAGGTGCTGAAGG GTGCCACAGCAGACACTGAAGAGGAGGTGGCATGGGACgacgacgatgaagaagaGTCGTCCACACCGCAGCCACCTCATGCGACCAACAGCAAAGCTTCGGAATCGACAACCACCCTGAACGCTCCAGCTCCCGCCACGACCGCCCACCTTAAGCCTAATGAGCCCCGACGAAGCGACGACGAGAATAAGAGTGTCGCCGATTCGGATGCCAGCTACGATGTGGTCTCTGGTGCTACTAGTCGTGCGCAGGGAAGTCCAAAGGAGGCTGCGAAGAAGGACGACGAGAGCGACGATGATTGGGAGTGA
- a CDS encoding Molybdenum cofactor sulfurase, which produces MMDIPAHILDAVQTTDLSQSKSLETGSRTSRTSPFSSRFPGMIHDAHSSAEDVSTTSDSDQHGYQTDFTTPASSDSNFCPGDMQPDDVEDFRDREYPQLKGKTYLDHGGTTLYAKSMIEEFSADMISNLYGNPHSASTPSAIAGHRVDEIRERALRFFNADPEEFDLVFVANATAAIKLVIDCFKDHAAASNTPVWYGYHRDAHTSLVGVRESTKMHRCFTSDEEVDIWINSGGLGGPRARQLGLFAYPGQSNMTGRRLPLSWPSRIRKSFHKAATYTLLDAAALASTAPLDLADPATAPDFVALSFYKIFGFPNIGALIVRKESAHVLESRKYFGGGTVEMIISINDTWHAKKDTSIHDRLEDGTLPFHSIFALDHAMNAHERLYGPNPMKFISMHTAQLGRQLYDGIAGLKHANGAPLCRIYKDEAAVYGDPSMQGSTIAFNVQKSDGTLVGFEDVEEAADERNIYVRSGSLCNPGGVATYLGWSPAEMKAAYAAGHRCTNPTQVMLGKPTGVVRVSLGAMSTAGDVNILLHFLDEVYVEKTIDPRSATTAQHASMIFAPAKDSVISTTFTPPPPLDIRATRKNSFLSATGTPSTAKSFDMGDSKSWEAGSGAPPTPDRIDIARPKLPPFVPADYVKLRKPWEAEMRQNAANYAMEFKVRELEDASMFSRNPTPSVKARRFGRSVVNLLRTKSHVGAGADQRHDQPPLPAPA; this is translated from the exons ATGATGGACATTCCGGCGCACATCTTGGACGCTGTCCAGACCACAGACCTTTCACAATCGAAATCACTGGAGACGGGAAGCAGGACGTCCCGAACCTCGCCATTCTCTTCACGATTCCCTGGAATGATACACGACGCACATTCTTCGGCAGAGGATGTATCAACGACGAGCGATTCCGACCAACATGGCTACCAGACCGATTTCACGACACCAGCTTCTTCAGACTCGAATTTCTGTCCAGGTGACATGCAGCCAGACGATGTGGAGGACTTCCGGGACCGCGAGTACCCTCAGCTCAAGGGCAAGACCTACCTGGACCACGGAGGCACGACG CTCTACGCCAAATCGATGATCGAGGAGTTCTCGGCAGACATGATCAGCAATCTCTATGGCAATCCACATTCGGCATCAACACCTTCCGCAATAGCTGGCCACCGCGTAGATGAGATACGCGAGCGTGCGTTACGTTTCTTCAATGCGGATCCGGAAGAATTCGATCTGGTGTTCGTTGCGAACGCTACTGCAGCAATCAAGCTTGTGATCGATTGCTTCAAAGACCACGCTGCCGCTAGCAACACTCCTGTGTGGTACGGGTACCACAGAGACGCTCACACTTCACTGGTTGGTGTTCGTGAATCGACCAAGATGCATCGATGTTTCACCAGCGACGAAGAAGTGGACATCTGGATAAACAGTGGCGGTTTGGGTGGTCCTCGTGCAAGGCAGTTGGGTTTGTTCGCGTATCCAGGGCAGTCGAATATGACCGGTCGACGACTGCCGCTAAGCTG GCCTAGCCGTATCCGCAAATCGTTCCACAAGGCCGCAACATATACTCTTCTGGACGCAGCTGCGCTTGCGAGCACAGCGCCACTTGATCTGGCTGACCCAGCGACGGCACCTGACTTTGTGGCACTCTCCTTCTACAAGATCTTTGGCTTCCCTAACATTGGCGCACTTATCGTACGGAAGGAGTCGGCGCACGTACTCGAGAGCAGGAAGTACTTTGGTGGCGGCACCGTGGAGATGATCATCTCCATCAACGACACATGGCATGCCAAGAAGGACACCTCGATACACGATCGACTGGAAGACGGAACCTTGCCATTCCACTCGATATTTGCTTTGGATCACGCCATGAATGCTCACGAACGACTATACGGGCCAAACCCGATGAAATTCATATCCATGCACACTGCGCAATTAGGCCGACAGCTCTATGATGGCATTGCTGGTCTCAAGCATGCGAACGGGGCGCCGCTATGCCGTATCTACAAGGACGAAGCAGCTGTGTATGGCGATCCGTCTATGCAAGGGTCGACCATTGCGTTCAATGTGCAAAAGTCAGATGGAACGTTGGTTGGATTTGAAGACGTGGAAGAAGCTGCAGATGAGCGCAACATCTACGTGCGTAGTGGCTCACTCTGCAATCCTGGAGGCGTGGCAACATATCTCGGCTGGTCACCAGCAGAGATGAAAGCGGCTTATGCTGCCGGTCATCGATGCACCAACCCAACGCAGGTCATGCTAGGTAAACCGACAGGAGTTGTTCGTGTTAGTCTTGGTGCTATGAGCACGGCAGGAGACGTGAACATTCTCCTCCACTTTCTGGATGAGGTCTACGTTGAGAAGACAATCGACCCACGATCAGCCACCACAGCACAGCACGCATCCATGATCTTCGCGCCAGCCAAGGACTCCGTCATCTCGACCACCTTCACGCCACCACCCCCACTTGACATCAGAGCAACCCGGAAGAACAGTTTCTTATCAGCAACAGGTACACCCAGCACCGCGAAGAGCTTCGACATGGGAGACTCGAAATCATGGGAAGCCGGATCCGGCGCACCCCCGACACCAGACCGGATAGACATCGCCCGACCGAAGCTGCCACCATTTGTGCCAGCAGACTACGTAAAACTACGAAAACCATGGGAAGCCGAAATGCGACAGAATGCCGCCAACTACGCGATGGAATTCAAAGTACGCGAACTCGAAGACGCCAGCATGTTCTCGCGGAACCCAACACCCAGCGTCAAAGCGAGGAGGTTCGGCCGCAGCGTCGTCAACCTCCTACGAACGAAGAGCCACGTCGGTGCGGGTGCGGATCAGAGGCATGACCAACCACCCTTACCAGCACCAGCATGA